Proteins from a genomic interval of Streptococcus oralis:
- the pepA gene encoding glutamyl aminopeptidase, with protein MTTLFSKIKEVTELAAISGHEAPVRTYLREKLTPHVDEVVTDGLGGIFGIKHSEATDAPRVLVASHMDEVGFMVSEIKPDGTFRVVEIGGWNPMVVSSQRFKLFTRDGREIPVISGSVPPHLTRGTGGPTMPAIADIVFDGGFADKAEAESFGIRPGDTIVPDSSAILTANEKNIISKAWDNRYGVLMVSELAEALSGQKLDNELYLGSNVQEEVGLRGAHTSTTKFDPEVFLAVDCSPAGDVYGGQGKIGDGTLIRFYDPGHLLLPGMKDFLLTTAEEAGIKYQYYCGKGGTDAGAAHLKNGGVPSTTIGVCARYIHSHQTLYAMDDFLEAQAFLQALVKKLDRSTVDLIKKY; from the coding sequence AAAAGTTGACACCGCACGTGGATGAAGTAGTGACAGATGGCTTGGGTGGTATTTTTGGTATCAAGCATTCAGAAGCTACGGACGCGCCCCGTGTTTTGGTTGCTTCTCATATGGACGAAGTTGGCTTTATGGTCAGTGAGATCAAGCCAGATGGGACCTTCCGTGTCGTTGAAATCGGTGGCTGGAACCCTATGGTAGTCAGCAGCCAACGCTTTAAACTCTTTACTCGTGACGGTCGTGAAATTCCCGTGATTTCAGGCTCTGTTCCACCACATTTGACACGTGGAACAGGTGGACCAACCATGCCAGCTATTGCAGATATCGTCTTTGATGGTGGTTTCGCGGATAAGGCTGAAGCAGAAAGTTTTGGCATCCGTCCTGGTGATACCATCGTACCAGATAGCTCTGCAATTTTAACAGCCAATGAAAAAAATATCATCTCCAAAGCTTGGGACAACCGCTACGGTGTTCTCATGGTGAGCGAGTTAGCTGAAGCCTTGTCAGGTCAAAAGCTTGACAATGAACTCTATCTGGGTTCTAATGTCCAAGAAGAAGTTGGTCTCCGTGGTGCTCATACTTCTACAACTAAGTTTGACCCAGAAGTCTTTCTAGCAGTTGACTGTTCACCTGCTGGTGATGTTTATGGTGGTCAAGGCAAGATTGGCGATGGAACCTTGATTCGTTTCTACGATCCAGGTCATTTGCTTCTCCCAGGAATGAAAGATTTCCTTTTGACAACGGCTGAGGAAGCTGGTATCAAGTACCAATACTACTGTGGTAAAGGCGGAACGGATGCTGGAGCAGCTCATCTGAAAAATGGTGGTGTTCCTTCTACAACTATCGGTGTCTGTGCCCGTTATATCCACTCTCACCAAACCCTCTACGCTATGGATGACTTCTTAGAAGCCCAAGCTTTCTTGCAAGCCTTGGTGAAAAAATTGGATCGTTCAACGGTTGATTTGATTAAGAAATATTAA
- a CDS encoding bacteriocin immunity protein, translated as MTEPNLEGLIKDLYNHARHDLSEDLVAALLETAKKLPTTNEQLLAVRLSGLVNLELFRNPKHPAPELINLARFIKREEAKCRGTAVSAIMFGELFKML; from the coding sequence ATGACAGAACCAAACCTAGAAGGCCTTATAAAAGATCTTTACAACCATGCTCGACATGATTTGAGTGAAGATTTAGTTGCTGCTCTCCTAGAGACTGCTAAAAAACTACCTACTACAAATGAGCAATTGCTGGCAGTTCGTCTCTCAGGTCTGGTCAATCTTGAATTGTTCAGAAATCCCAAACACCCAGCACCTGAGTTGATCAACTTGGCTCGCTTTATCAAAAGAGAAGAAGCTAAGTGCAGAGGAACCGCGGTTTCTGCTATTATGTTTGGAGAGCTCTTTAAAATGCTTTGA
- a CDS encoding Na/Pi cotransporter family protein — protein sequence MSINWQEILFHFLGGLGLFLYSIKTMGDGLQQAAGDRLRFYIDKYTSNPFFGVLVGIGMTALIQSSSGVTVITVGLVSAGLLTLRQAIGIVMGANIGTTVTSFIIGFKLGDYALPMLFIGAVCLFFTKNRSINNIGRIIFGVGGIFFALNLMSGAMEPLKDLQVFRDYMVELSKSPILGVFVGTGLTLLIQASSATIGILQNLYASGLIDLQGALPVLFGDNIGTTITAIIASLGANIAAKRVAGAHVVFNVIGTVICIVFLVPFTGLIQWFESTLNLAPEMTIAFAHGTFNITNTIIQFPFIGALAYIVTKLIPGEDEVVKYEALYLDEQLIKQAPSIALGNAKKELLHLGNYAAKAFDLSYDYIVNLDEKLAEKGHKTEEAINTIDEKLTRYLISLSSESLSQKESEILTNILDSSRDLERIGDHAEGLINLTDYLQRKNVQFSEAALEELAAIYHATTEFIKDALDSVENNDIEKAQRLIERHKEINNMERVLRKTHIKRLNKGECSTQAGVNFIDIISHYTRVSDHAMNLAEKVIAEQI from the coding sequence ATGTCCATTAATTGGCAGGAAATTTTATTTCACTTTTTAGGTGGTCTGGGACTATTTTTATATAGTATCAAGACCATGGGAGACGGTTTGCAACAAGCTGCTGGAGATCGCCTTCGTTTTTACATTGACAAATATACCAGCAATCCCTTCTTCGGTGTGCTGGTTGGTATCGGTATGACGGCGCTGATTCAATCAAGTTCTGGTGTTACAGTCATTACAGTGGGACTTGTCAGTGCAGGACTTTTGACATTGCGTCAGGCTATCGGTATTGTCATGGGTGCCAATATTGGAACCACCGTTACATCCTTTATCATCGGTTTTAAGCTAGGAGATTATGCCTTGCCTATGCTCTTTATCGGAGCTGTTTGTCTTTTCTTCACCAAGAATCGCTCCATCAATAACATCGGACGGATTATCTTTGGTGTGGGTGGTATCTTCTTCGCCCTCAATCTTATGAGCGGTGCAATGGAGCCCCTAAAAGACCTGCAAGTCTTTAGAGACTACATGGTTGAACTAAGTAAGAGTCCTATTCTAGGTGTCTTTGTCGGAACTGGACTGACCCTACTCATTCAAGCTTCATCCGCAACTATCGGTATCTTACAGAACCTGTACGCAAGTGGTTTGATTGACCTACAAGGTGCCCTACCGGTCTTGTTTGGTGATAATATCGGAACGACCATTACAGCCATCATTGCTTCTCTTGGAGCCAATATCGCTGCCAAACGTGTTGCCGGTGCCCATGTCGTCTTTAACGTGATTGGTACGGTCATCTGTATTGTCTTTCTTGTACCTTTCACTGGCTTGATTCAATGGTTTGAATCTACTCTCAATCTAGCTCCAGAAATGACCATTGCCTTTGCCCACGGAACCTTTAATATTACAAATACCATTATCCAGTTCCCATTCATTGGTGCCTTGGCTTACATTGTGACCAAGCTCATTCCTGGTGAAGATGAGGTTGTCAAATACGAAGCTCTCTACTTGGATGAACAACTCATCAAGCAGGCTCCTTCTATCGCTCTAGGAAATGCCAAAAAAGAACTGCTTCACTTGGGGAACTATGCTGCAAAAGCTTTTGACCTTTCCTACGACTACATCGTCAATCTAGATGAAAAACTAGCTGAGAAAGGCCATAAGACTGAAGAAGCAATTAACACAATTGACGAAAAACTCACTCGTTACCTGATTAGCCTTTCAAGCGAATCCTTGAGTCAAAAGGAAAGTGAAATTTTAACCAATATTCTTGACTCATCACGTGATTTGGAACGGATTGGAGACCACGCAGAAGGGTTAATCAACCTAACAGACTATCTCCAACGCAAGAATGTTCAGTTCTCTGAGGCCGCTTTGGAAGAGCTAGCTGCGATTTATCACGCTACCACTGAGTTCATCAAAGATGCCCTTGATAGTGTGGAAAACAATGATATTGAAAAAGCTCAAAGGCTGATTGAACGTCATAAAGAAATCAACAATATGGAACGCGTTCTCAGAAAGACCCACATCAAACGCCTTAACAAGGGCGAATGTTCAACACAAGCTGGGGTCAACTTTATCGACATCATTTCCCACTACACTCGTGTATCTGACCATGCTATGAACCTAGCTGAAAAGGTCATTGCTGAACAAATCTAA